In Pseudomonas alcaliphila JAB1, a single window of DNA contains:
- the trpC gene encoding indole-3-glycerol phosphate synthase TrpC, with protein sequence MSVPTVLEKIVARKFEEVAARRAQVSLAEVEAAARSADAPRGFARALLEQAARKQPAVIAEIKKASPSKGVLRADFVPADIARSYEAGGATCLSVLTDIDFFQGADQYLQQARAACALPVIRKDFMVDPYQIVEARALGADCVLLIVSCLDDVRMAELASVAKDVGLDVLVEVHDGAELERALNTLDTPLVGINNRNLHTFDVSLETTLDLLPRIPRDRLVVTESGILNRADVELMEINEVYAFLVGEAFMRAESPGSELQRLFFPERGRPAVIGTDPE encoded by the coding sequence GTGAGCGTACCAACCGTACTGGAGAAGATCGTCGCCCGTAAGTTCGAGGAAGTCGCGGCGCGCCGTGCCCAGGTCAGCCTGGCCGAGGTCGAGGCTGCTGCGCGCAGTGCCGACGCACCACGTGGCTTCGCTCGCGCGCTGCTCGAGCAGGCGGCGCGCAAGCAACCGGCGGTGATCGCCGAGATCAAGAAGGCCTCGCCGAGCAAGGGCGTGCTGCGCGCCGACTTCGTGCCAGCGGATATCGCCCGCAGTTACGAAGCGGGTGGCGCCACCTGCCTGTCGGTGCTGACCGATATCGATTTCTTCCAGGGTGCCGACCAGTACCTGCAACAGGCCCGCGCGGCCTGTGCGCTGCCGGTGATCCGCAAGGACTTTATGGTCGATCCGTACCAGATCGTCGAAGCCCGCGCCCTCGGTGCCGACTGCGTGCTGCTGATCGTGTCCTGCCTGGATGACGTGCGCATGGCCGAGCTGGCCTCGGTGGCCAAGGACGTCGGCCTCGACGTGCTGGTCGAGGTGCATGACGGCGCCGAACTGGAGCGGGCGCTGAATACGTTGGACACACCACTGGTGGGGATCAACAACCGCAACCTGCACACCTTCGATGTCAGCCTGGAAACCACCCTCGACCTGCTGCCGCGTATTCCGCGTGATCGCCTGGTGGTGACCGAAAGCGGCATTCTCAATCGCGCCGATGTCGAGCTGATGGAGATCAATGAGGTCTATGCCTTCCTGGTCGGTGAAGCCTTCATGCGTGCGGAAAGTCCGGGTAGCGAATTGCAGCGTCTGTTCTTTCCCGAACGCGGCCGGCCTGCAGTAATCGGCACGGACCCGGAATAA
- a CDS encoding AAA family ATPase produces MKNDIHDLGLVLDSKVKLVVIESWDELRVLETLTGLAIKRGLGLHTWSVTEGLQRLGFGGAAVDESPTLEPEAALRMIKADLQSNLYVMCDLHPFLDDNPRLVRLLKEIAMSEAAHKPTLVLVSHALKLPAEVQRFAARFSLALPSEDELLSIVRDEATRWSEGNRGARVRTDNRTLQQVVKNLRGLSHGEARALARNVICDDGAITQEDIPELNKTKFQLLDLEGVLSFEYDTARFAEVGGLVNLKRWLAERQAGFLEGKLLDAPKGVMLVGVQGGGKSLAAKAVAGLWGLPLLRLDFACLYNKFFGETERNLREALRLAEQMAPCVLWMDEVEKGLASGDHDGGVSQRVLGTLLTWMAERKAPVFVVATANAIDRLPPELVRKGRFDELFFVDLPNAEVRADIFRIHLQRRELEPGGFDLAQLAAASEGYSGAEIEQAVVSALYAGQAQQQAVDQGLLLRALQSTAPLSVVMAERLMALREWADGRTVNAG; encoded by the coding sequence TTGAAGAACGATATTCATGATCTTGGACTGGTGCTGGATTCCAAGGTCAAGCTGGTAGTGATCGAGTCCTGGGACGAGCTGCGCGTGCTGGAAACCCTGACAGGTTTGGCGATCAAACGCGGTCTCGGCCTGCACACCTGGTCGGTGACCGAGGGCCTGCAGCGTCTGGGTTTCGGCGGCGCAGCGGTGGACGAGTCGCCGACCCTTGAGCCCGAAGCCGCTCTGCGCATGATCAAGGCCGATCTGCAGTCGAACCTCTACGTGATGTGCGACCTGCATCCCTTCCTCGATGACAACCCCAGGCTGGTGCGCCTGCTCAAGGAAATCGCCATGAGCGAGGCCGCGCACAAGCCGACGCTGGTGCTGGTGTCGCATGCGCTCAAACTGCCTGCCGAAGTACAGCGTTTCGCGGCTCGTTTCAGTCTCGCGCTGCCGTCGGAAGACGAGCTGCTGAGCATCGTGCGTGACGAGGCGACGCGTTGGAGCGAAGGCAATCGCGGCGCACGCGTGCGTACCGACAACCGTACCCTGCAGCAGGTGGTGAAGAACCTGCGCGGCCTCAGCCACGGCGAGGCCCGGGCGCTGGCGCGCAACGTGATCTGCGATGATGGCGCGATCACCCAGGAAGACATCCCGGAGCTGAACAAGACCAAGTTCCAGCTGCTGGATCTGGAGGGCGTGCTCAGCTTCGAATACGACACTGCACGCTTCGCCGAAGTCGGCGGGTTGGTCAACCTCAAGCGCTGGCTGGCCGAACGTCAGGCCGGCTTTCTCGAAGGCAAGCTCCTGGACGCGCCGAAAGGCGTGATGCTGGTCGGCGTACAGGGCGGTGGCAAGAGCCTGGCGGCCAAGGCGGTTGCCGGGCTCTGGGGCTTGCCGCTGCTGCGTCTGGACTTCGCCTGCCTGTACAACAAGTTCTTCGGCGAGACCGAGCGCAACCTGCGTGAGGCGCTGCGTCTGGCCGAACAGATGGCGCCCTGCGTGCTGTGGATGGACGAGGTGGAGAAGGGGTTGGCCAGTGGCGACCACGACGGCGGCGTGAGCCAGCGCGTGCTCGGCACCCTGCTGACCTGGATGGCCGAGCGCAAGGCACCGGTGTTCGTGGTGGCCACGGCCAATGCCATCGACCGTCTGCCGCCGGAACTGGTACGCAAGGGGCGCTTCGACGAGCTGTTCTTCGTCGACCTGCCCAATGCCGAGGTGCGGGCCGACATCTTCCGTATCCACCTGCAACGTCGTGAACTGGAACCAGGCGGCTTCGATCTCGCGCAGCTGGCTGCTGCCAGCGAGGGCTACTCGGGTGCCGAGATCGAGCAGGCAGTGGTCAGCGCGCTGTACGCTGGTCAGGCGCAGCAGCAGGCGGTCGATCAGGGGTTGCTGCTGCGCGCGCTGCAGAGCACGGCGCCACTGTCCGTGGTGATGGCAGAGCGCTTGATGGCGTTGCGAGAGTGGGCCGATGGGCGGACGGTCAATGCCGGCTGA
- the rpe gene encoding ribulose-phosphate 3-epimerase, giving the protein MQPFAIAPSILSADFARLGEEVDNVLAAGADIVHFDVMDNHYVPNLTIGPMVCAALRKYGITAPIDAHLMVKPVDRIIGDFIEAGASYITFHPEASEHVDRSLQLIKAGGAKAGLVFNPATPLDVLKYVMDKVDMILLMSVNPGFGGQKFIPGTLDKLREARALIDASGREIRLEIDGGVNVQNIREIAEAGADTFVAGSAIFNQPDYKAVIDAMRAELALVRG; this is encoded by the coding sequence ATGCAACCCTTCGCCATCGCCCCGTCGATCCTTTCCGCCGACTTCGCCCGCCTGGGTGAGGAAGTGGACAACGTACTCGCCGCCGGGGCGGACATCGTCCACTTCGATGTGATGGACAACCACTACGTGCCCAACCTGACCATCGGCCCGATGGTCTGTGCAGCGCTGCGCAAGTACGGCATCACCGCGCCGATCGACGCGCACCTGATGGTCAAGCCGGTGGATCGCATCATCGGCGACTTCATCGAAGCTGGCGCCTCGTACATCACCTTCCACCCGGAAGCCTCCGAGCACGTCGATCGTTCGCTGCAACTGATCAAGGCCGGTGGCGCCAAGGCCGGCCTGGTGTTCAACCCGGCCACCCCGCTGGACGTGCTCAAGTACGTGATGGACAAGGTCGACATGATCCTCTTGATGAGCGTCAACCCCGGTTTCGGCGGGCAGAAGTTCATCCCTGGCACCCTCGACAAGCTGCGCGAAGCCCGCGCGCTGATCGATGCCAGCGGCCGCGAGATCCGCCTGGAGATCGACGGTGGCGTCAATGTGCAGAACATCCGCGAGATCGCCGAAGCAGGCGCTGACACCTTCGTCGCCGGCTCGGCGATCTTCAACCAGCCGGACTACAAAGCCGTGATCGACGCCATGCGCGCCGAACTGGCCCTGGTGCGTGGATGA
- a CDS encoding aminodeoxychorismate/anthranilate synthase component II produces MLLMIDNYDSFTYNVVQYLGELGADVHVIRNDELTIAEIEALQPERIVVSPGPCTPTEAGVSIESILHFAGKLPILGVCLGHQSIGQAYGGDVVRARQVMHGKTSPVFHEDKGVFAGLNNPLTVTRYHSLVVKRETLPDCLEITAWTQHEDGSVDEIMGLRHKTLNIEGVQFHPESILTEQGHELFANFLKQTGGVRA; encoded by the coding sequence ATGCTTTTGATGATCGACAACTACGACTCCTTCACCTACAACGTCGTGCAGTACCTGGGTGAGCTGGGTGCCGACGTGCACGTGATTCGTAACGATGAACTGACCATCGCCGAGATCGAGGCTCTGCAGCCCGAGCGCATCGTCGTTTCGCCCGGCCCTTGCACGCCGACCGAGGCGGGGGTGTCCATCGAGTCCATCCTGCATTTCGCCGGCAAGCTGCCGATCCTGGGTGTCTGCCTTGGCCACCAGAGTATCGGCCAGGCCTACGGTGGTGATGTGGTTCGCGCGCGCCAGGTGATGCATGGCAAGACCAGCCCGGTGTTCCATGAGGACAAGGGCGTATTCGCCGGCCTGAACAACCCGCTCACCGTGACCCGCTATCATTCCCTGGTGGTCAAGCGCGAAACCCTGCCGGATTGCCTGGAGATCACCGCCTGGACCCAGCATGAAGACGGCTCGGTCGACGAGATCATGGGCCTGCGCCACAAGACCCTGAACATCGAGGGTGTGCAGTTTCACCCCGAATCCATCCTCACCGAGCAGGGCCACGAACTGTTCGCCAACTTCCTCAAGCAGACCGGAGGCGTGCGCGCATGA
- a CDS encoding OsmC family protein, whose amino-acid sequence MKARVQWAGEALFLGESGSGHAVVMDGPPDAGGRNLGVRPMEMLLIGLGGCSNFDVVSILRKGRQPVESCEVFLDAERAGEEPKVFTKIHLHFVVKGRGLKEAQVKRAVELSAEKYCSASIMLGRAGVDISHDYEIVELG is encoded by the coding sequence ATGAAAGCGCGTGTGCAATGGGCCGGTGAAGCTCTGTTCCTCGGCGAGTCCGGTAGTGGCCATGCCGTGGTGATGGACGGTCCGCCCGATGCCGGTGGTCGTAATCTCGGTGTGCGACCGATGGAGATGCTGCTGATCGGCCTCGGTGGCTGCAGCAACTTCGATGTGGTCAGCATTCTGCGCAAGGGCCGCCAGCCGGTCGAAAGCTGCGAAGTGTTCCTCGACGCCGAGCGCGCAGGCGAGGAGCCCAAGGTGTTCACCAAGATTCACCTGCACTTCGTGGTCAAGGGCCGTGGGCTGAAAGAGGCTCAGGTGAAAAGGGCGGTGGAGCTGTCGGCGGAGAAGTACTGCTCGGCCTCGATCATGCTGGGTCGTGCCGGCGTCGATATCAGCCACGATTACGAAATCGTCGAACTGGGCTGA
- the crp gene encoding cAMP-activated global transcriptional regulator CRP produces the protein MVAITLTPKIKNLDKLLAHCHRRRYTAKSTIIYAGDRCETLFFIVKGSVTILIEDDDGREMIIAYLNSGDFFGEMGLFEKDGSEKERSAWVRAKTECEVAEISYAKFRELTQQDPEILFTLGSQMAERLRNTTRKVGDLAFLDVTGRVARTLLDLCKQPDAMTHPDGMQIKITRQEIGRIVGCSREMVGRVLKSLEEQGLVHVKGKTMVVFGTR, from the coding sequence ATGGTTGCTATTACCCTTACACCAAAAATCAAGAACCTCGACAAGCTTCTTGCGCATTGTCATCGCCGTCGTTACACAGCCAAAAGCACCATCATCTACGCAGGTGATCGCTGCGAAACCTTGTTCTTCATCGTCAAGGGCTCGGTCACCATCCTGATCGAGGATGACGATGGCCGTGAAATGATCATCGCCTATCTCAACTCTGGCGACTTTTTCGGCGAGATGGGCCTGTTCGAGAAGGATGGCTCAGAGAAGGAACGCAGCGCCTGGGTTCGCGCCAAGACCGAATGCGAAGTAGCGGAAATCAGTTACGCCAAGTTCCGCGAACTGACCCAGCAAGACCCCGAAATCCTCTTCACCCTCGGCAGCCAGATGGCCGAACGCCTGCGTAATACCACGCGCAAGGTCGGCGACCTGGCCTTCCTCGATGTCACTGGCCGTGTTGCGCGCACCCTGCTCGACCTGTGCAAGCAGCCGGACGCCATGACCCACCCGGACGGCATGCAGATCAAGATCACGCGTCAGGAAATCGGCCGCATCGTCGGCTGCTCGCGTGAGATGGTCGGCCGAGTGCTCAAGTCCCTGGAAGAGCAGGGCCTGGTACACGTCAAAGGCAAGACCATGGTGGTCTTCGGCACGCGCTGA
- a CDS encoding formylglycine-generating enzyme family protein, which produces MQVLKARRVTVFMAIAAGLLVNLQAAAIETISDPLPGGAQGPEVVVIPAGEFRIGDASGRGNDNERPQRSIAFDQPFAIGRYEVTFADWQKYADANGLPMPDNERWGLSAQRPVIHVSWRDAHAYTQWLSRETGARYRLPTEAEWEYAARGGSQSYYWWGEQLDSSEQAPRAHCRGCTSSRLLRNKTAAVGQFPGNGFGLHDTAGNVWEWTASNFTRRFDGSETQSASLLDNSPRVVRGGAWNSGPIYLRSSMRDLKQPHHRDYALGFRVLRELP; this is translated from the coding sequence GTGCAAGTGCTGAAAGCGCGTCGTGTCACAGTATTCATGGCCATCGCAGCCGGCCTGCTGGTTAACCTGCAGGCCGCTGCTATCGAAACCATCAGCGACCCTTTGCCCGGCGGCGCTCAGGGCCCCGAAGTGGTGGTGATTCCGGCTGGCGAGTTCCGCATTGGCGATGCCAGCGGTCGCGGCAATGACAACGAGCGCCCGCAACGATCGATTGCGTTCGATCAACCCTTCGCCATCGGCCGCTACGAAGTCACCTTCGCCGACTGGCAGAAGTACGCCGACGCCAACGGGCTGCCCATGCCTGACAACGAGCGCTGGGGCCTTTCGGCGCAGCGCCCGGTGATTCATGTGTCCTGGCGTGACGCTCACGCCTACACCCAGTGGTTGTCACGCGAGACGGGCGCGCGCTATCGCCTGCCGACCGAAGCCGAATGGGAGTATGCAGCGCGCGGAGGCAGCCAGAGCTACTACTGGTGGGGCGAGCAACTCGACAGCAGCGAACAGGCGCCACGCGCTCACTGCCGTGGTTGCACCAGCTCGCGCCTGTTGCGCAACAAGACAGCAGCCGTCGGCCAGTTCCCGGGCAATGGCTTCGGCTTGCATGACACCGCGGGCAACGTCTGGGAGTGGACGGCCTCGAACTTCACCCGGCGCTTCGACGGCAGCGAAACGCAGAGTGCCAGCCTGCTCGACAATAGCCCGCGCGTGGTGCGCGGCGGCGCCTGGAACAGCGGCCCGATCTATCTGCGCAGCAGCATGCGCGACCTCAAGCAACCGCATCACCGCGACTATGCGCTGGGTTTTCGTGTGCTGCGCGAGCTGCCCTGA
- the trpE gene encoding anthranilate synthase component I, with protein MTHEEFLRLAAEGYNRIPLACETIADFDTPLSIYLKLADAPNSYLLESVQGGEKWGRYSIIGLPARTVLRVHGHEVVITTDGVEVERHECADPLAFVEQFKARYKVPTIAGLPRFNGGLVGYFAYDSVRYVEPKLAAGVNPDALGTPDILLNVSDAVVVFDNLAGKMHAIVLADPAEADAFERGQAQLQEILHKLRQPFTPRLGVDLNKPAGAEPAFRSSFSREDYERSVSAIKDYILAGDCMQVVISQRMSIPFKAAPIDLYRALRCINPTPYMYFFNFGDFHVVGSSPEVLVRVEDNLVTVRPIAGTRPRGATEEADLALEEDLLADAKEVAEHLMLIDLGRNDTGRVSEIGSVKLTEKMVIERYSNVMHIVSNVTGELKKGLTSMDALRAILPAGTLSGAPKIRAMEIIDELEPVKRGVYGGAVGYYAWNGNMDTAIAIRTAVIKDFELHVQAGAGIVADSVPALEWEETLNKRRAMFRAVALAEQTAVQTPE; from the coding sequence ATGACCCATGAAGAATTCCTGCGTTTAGCCGCTGAAGGCTACAACCGCATTCCGCTTGCCTGCGAAACCATCGCCGACTTCGACACGCCGCTGTCGATCTACCTGAAACTGGCCGATGCGCCCAACTCCTACCTGCTGGAGTCCGTGCAGGGCGGCGAAAAGTGGGGCCGCTACTCGATCATCGGCCTGCCGGCGCGCACCGTGCTGCGTGTGCACGGTCATGAGGTGGTGATCACCACCGATGGCGTCGAGGTCGAGCGTCATGAGTGCGCCGACCCGCTGGCATTCGTCGAGCAGTTCAAGGCGCGCTACAAGGTGCCGACCATCGCCGGTCTGCCGCGTTTCAATGGTGGCCTGGTCGGTTACTTCGCCTATGACAGCGTGCGTTACGTCGAGCCCAAGCTGGCTGCTGGGGTGAACCCCGATGCGCTGGGCACGCCGGACATTCTGCTCAACGTCTCCGATGCCGTGGTGGTGTTCGACAACCTGGCGGGCAAGATGCACGCCATCGTGCTGGCTGACCCGGCCGAGGCGGACGCCTTCGAGCGTGGCCAGGCGCAACTGCAGGAAATCCTGCACAAGCTGCGTCAGCCGTTTACCCCGCGTCTGGGTGTGGATCTGAACAAGCCGGCAGGCGCGGAGCCCGCGTTTCGCTCCAGCTTCAGCCGCGAGGACTATGAGCGCTCGGTCAGCGCCATCAAGGACTACATCCTCGCTGGCGACTGCATGCAGGTGGTGATCTCCCAGCGCATGTCGATTCCGTTCAAAGCGGCGCCCATTGATCTGTACCGCGCGCTGCGCTGCATCAATCCGACGCCGTACATGTACTTCTTCAACTTCGGCGACTTCCACGTAGTGGGTTCGTCGCCCGAGGTGCTGGTGCGCGTGGAGGACAACCTGGTCACCGTGCGGCCAATCGCCGGTACCCGCCCGCGTGGTGCCACCGAAGAGGCCGACCTGGCGCTGGAAGAAGACCTGCTGGCCGATGCCAAGGAAGTCGCCGAGCACCTGATGCTGATCGACTTGGGCCGTAACGACACGGGGCGCGTCTCGGAAATCGGTTCGGTGAAACTGACCGAGAAGATGGTCATCGAGCGCTATTCCAACGTCATGCACATCGTTTCCAACGTCACCGGCGAGCTGAAAAAGGGCCTGACCTCGATGGACGCCCTACGCGCAATCCTGCCGGCTGGCACCCTGTCCGGTGCGCCGAAGATCCGCGCCATGGAAATCATCGACGAGCTGGAGCCGGTCAAGCGCGGCGTCTACGGCGGTGCGGTCGGTTACTACGCCTGGAACGGCAACATGGACACCGCGATTGCGATTCGTACCGCGGTGATCAAGGACTTTGAGCTGCACGTGCAGGCCGGCGCCGGCATCGTCGCCGACTCGGTGCCCGCGCTGGAGTGGGAAGAAACGCTGAACAAGCGCCGCGCCATGTTCCGCGCCGTCGCGCTCGCCGAACAGACAGCCGTCCAGACCCCGGAATAA
- a CDS encoding SDR family oxidoreductase, whose translation MRSYALITGASSGIGLALAEALARRGRNLILVARRRDALESIACELAQRFGVEVLFRLCDLSEPLQLSGLLLELEEGQWHVDLLVNNAGLGCAGPFLEQDWSRELEQLEVNVLALTRLCHALGQRMAEHGSGQILNVASVAAFQPGPWMSSYYASKAYVLNFSEGLREELRSRGVRVSVLCPGPTHSAFFRAAQMDVTRIAGSKLMMSAEEVALITVRALEKNRAIIIPGWRNRLLALSPRLAPRWLVRKLSGRLTRPFTGA comes from the coding sequence ATGCGCAGTTATGCATTGATCACCGGAGCGTCCAGCGGCATTGGCCTGGCCTTGGCCGAAGCCCTGGCACGCCGGGGGCGCAATCTGATCCTGGTGGCGCGCCGGCGTGATGCGCTGGAAAGCATCGCCTGCGAGTTGGCCCAGCGCTTCGGCGTCGAAGTGCTGTTTCGTCTCTGCGACCTGAGCGAGCCGCTGCAATTGTCCGGTCTGCTGCTGGAGCTGGAAGAAGGCCAGTGGCATGTCGATCTGCTGGTGAACAACGCCGGCCTCGGCTGCGCCGGTCCGTTCCTGGAGCAGGACTGGAGTCGCGAGCTGGAGCAGCTGGAAGTCAACGTGCTGGCGCTGACCCGCCTGTGTCACGCGCTCGGTCAGCGCATGGCCGAGCACGGCAGCGGGCAGATTCTCAACGTCGCCTCGGTCGCGGCCTTCCAACCCGGCCCCTGGATGAGCAGCTACTACGCCAGCAAGGCCTATGTGCTGAACTTTTCCGAGGGTTTGCGCGAAGAGCTGAGAAGCCGCGGCGTGCGCGTGTCAGTACTTTGCCCCGGGCCGACCCACAGCGCCTTTTTCCGTGCGGCGCAGATGGACGTCACGCGGATTGCCGGCAGCAAGCTGATGATGAGCGCCGAGGAAGTGGCGCTGATCACCGTTCGCGCACTGGAAAAGAACCGCGCCATCATCATTCCCGGCTGGCGCAACCGCCTGCTGGCCCTGAGTCCACGCCTCGCGCCGCGCTGGCTGGTACGCAAACTCAGTGGTCGCCTGACCCGCCCCTTCACCGGCGCCTGA
- the coq7 gene encoding 2-polyprenyl-3-methyl-6-methoxy-1,4-benzoquinone monooxygenase, which translates to MASERQYSPVDRLLLQADAALRTLLPFSGASSRPSPAIVQNETELSSEESRHVAGLMRINHTGEVCAQALYQGQALTAKLPQVRSAMEHAADEEIDHLAWCEQRIRELGSQPSVLNPLFYGLSFGVGAVAGLVSDRVSLGFVAATEDQVCKHLDEHLEQLPEHDAKSRAILEQMRIDEQQHANSALAAGGVRFPAPIKFGMTLLSKVMTKSTYRV; encoded by the coding sequence ATGGCCAGCGAACGCCAGTATTCCCCCGTCGACCGCCTGCTGCTGCAAGCCGATGCCGCGCTGCGCACGCTGCTGCCATTCAGCGGCGCGTCGAGTCGCCCCTCGCCTGCCATCGTGCAGAACGAGACCGAGCTGAGCAGTGAGGAGTCGCGCCATGTCGCCGGCCTGATGCGCATCAATCACACCGGTGAAGTCTGCGCCCAGGCGCTCTATCAGGGCCAGGCGCTGACCGCCAAGCTGCCGCAAGTGCGTAGCGCCATGGAGCATGCGGCCGATGAGGAAATCGACCACCTGGCCTGGTGCGAACAGCGCATTCGTGAGCTGGGCAGCCAGCCCAGCGTGCTCAACCCGCTGTTCTACGGTCTGTCCTTCGGTGTTGGCGCCGTTGCCGGGCTTGTCAGTGATCGCGTCAGCCTGGGCTTCGTCGCCGCCACCGAGGATCAGGTGTGCAAACACCTGGACGAGCACCTGGAGCAACTGCCCGAGCATGATGCCAAGTCGCGCGCCATCCTCGAGCAGATGCGCATCGACGAACAGCAACATGCCAACAGTGCCCTGGCGGCGGGCGGCGTGCGCTTCCCGGCGCCGATCAAGTTCGGCATGACCTTGCTGTCGAAGGTGATGACCAAGAGCACCTACCGCGTCTGA
- the trpD gene encoding anthranilate phosphoribosyltransferase, whose product MNIKEALGRIVAQLDLTTEEMQAVMREIMTGQCTDAQIGAFLMGMRMKSETIDEIVGAASVMRELAAPVVIDAERLVDTCGTGGDGMNIFNVSTAAAFVVAAAGGKVAKHGNRAVSGKSGSADLLEAAGVYLGLKPEQVARCVESVGVGFMFAPSHHGAMKHAIGPRRELGLRTIFNMLGPMTNPAGAKHQVIGVFSQALCRPMAEVLQRLGSEHVLVVHAQDGLDEISLAAPTFIAELKNGVVSEYRIQPEDFAIKSQSLIGLTVDNAEQSLALIHDALGRRKTDNGQKAADMIVLNAGAALYAADHASSLREGMQLAHDALHTGLAREKLEELVSFTAVFKQENEG is encoded by the coding sequence ATGAATATCAAAGAAGCCTTGGGCCGCATCGTCGCCCAGCTCGATCTGACCACCGAGGAAATGCAGGCGGTGATGCGCGAGATCATGACCGGTCAGTGCACCGACGCGCAGATCGGCGCCTTCCTCATGGGCATGCGCATGAAGAGCGAAACCATCGACGAGATCGTCGGTGCCGCCAGCGTCATGCGCGAGCTGGCTGCACCAGTGGTCATTGACGCCGAGCGGCTGGTCGACACCTGCGGCACCGGCGGCGACGGCATGAACATCTTCAACGTCTCCACCGCCGCGGCCTTCGTCGTCGCCGCGGCCGGTGGCAAGGTGGCCAAGCACGGTAACCGCGCAGTCTCCGGCAAGAGTGGCAGCGCCGATCTGCTGGAAGCCGCCGGCGTCTACCTGGGGCTCAAGCCGGAGCAGGTCGCGCGCTGCGTCGAGAGCGTGGGCGTCGGCTTCATGTTCGCGCCGTCTCATCACGGGGCGATGAAGCACGCCATCGGCCCGCGCCGCGAGCTGGGCCTGCGCACCATCTTCAACATGCTTGGCCCGATGACCAACCCGGCAGGCGCCAAGCATCAGGTCATCGGCGTGTTCAGCCAGGCCCTGTGCCGGCCGATGGCCGAAGTGCTGCAGCGCCTGGGCAGCGAGCACGTACTGGTGGTGCATGCGCAGGATGGGTTGGACGAGATCAGCCTGGCCGCGCCGACCTTCATTGCCGAGCTGAAGAATGGCGTGGTCAGCGAGTACCGCATCCAGCCCGAGGATTTCGCTATCAAGAGTCAGAGCCTGATCGGCCTGACCGTCGACAACGCCGAGCAGTCGCTGGCGCTGATCCACGATGCCCTCGGCCGGCGCAAGACCGACAACGGTCAGAAAGCCGCCGATATGATCGTGCTCAATGCTGGCGCGGCGCTCTACGCGGCTGACCATGCCAGCAGCCTGCGCGAAGGTATGCAGCTGGCGCATGACGCTCTGCACACCGGCCTGGCGCGCGAGAAGCTGGAGGAGCTGGTGTCCTTTACCGCGGTATTCAAACAGGAGAACGAAGGGTGA
- a CDS encoding DUF805 domain-containing protein — MNQPRYKIVFDGQLMPEASLEMVKTNLARLFKSDLARIDSLFSGTPVALKRDLGEGEAEQYLNALQKAGAKVRKELDQAASLSLVPTEAETEQAVDAATPHMTCPKCGHEQAKASECSACGIIIEKYLARQAQLAEVAPAPAPVAAAASPYAPPQANVAEQLPQYSELKVLGVSGRIGRVRYLGWLMAMTLCFIPIMLIGTGIAAVSSTLAMLALGIVSIAAVVIGIFIGVQRLHDIGWSGWLLLVHLIPVVGSVFALLMLIIPGTQGVNRYGPPPPPNSTAVKVLAWLFLLVPVTGIVAAIAIPQYQGYVERAAEYQEQ; from the coding sequence ATGAATCAACCGCGCTACAAGATCGTGTTCGACGGCCAACTGATGCCCGAGGCATCGTTGGAAATGGTCAAGACAAACCTGGCCCGCCTGTTCAAGAGCGACCTTGCCCGCATCGACAGTCTGTTCAGCGGAACGCCGGTGGCGCTCAAGCGTGATCTGGGCGAAGGCGAGGCGGAGCAGTACCTCAATGCCCTGCAGAAGGCGGGGGCCAAGGTGCGCAAGGAGCTGGATCAGGCCGCCAGCCTGAGCCTGGTGCCAACCGAAGCCGAAACCGAGCAGGCTGTGGACGCGGCCACGCCGCATATGACCTGCCCCAAATGCGGTCATGAGCAGGCCAAGGCGAGCGAGTGCTCCGCCTGCGGCATCATCATCGAGAAATACCTCGCGCGCCAGGCACAACTGGCCGAAGTCGCTCCGGCCCCGGCACCTGTCGCAGCGGCTGCATCGCCCTACGCACCACCACAGGCGAATGTCGCCGAGCAATTGCCGCAGTACTCCGAACTCAAGGTCCTCGGCGTCAGCGGCCGGATCGGCCGCGTGCGTTACCTGGGCTGGCTGATGGCGATGACGCTGTGTTTCATCCCGATCATGTTGATCGGTACCGGCATTGCCGCGGTGTCCTCGACCCTGGCCATGTTGGCACTGGGCATCGTCAGTATTGCCGCGGTGGTGATCGGCATCTTCATCGGCGTACAGCGTCTGCATGACATCGGCTGGTCCGGCTGGCTGTTGCTGGTGCACCTGATCCCGGTGGTCGGCAGCGTGTTCGCCCTGCTGATGCTGATCATCCCAGGCACTCAAGGCGTCAACCGCTACGGCCCACCACCGCCCCCCAACAGCACTGCAGTCAAGGTACTGGCCTGGTTATTCCTGCTGGTACCAGTGACCGGTATCGTCGCCGCCATCGCCATTCCCCAGTATCAGGGCTATGTCGAGCGTGCCGCCGAATATCAGGAGCAGTAA